One Spinacia oleracea cultivar Varoflay chromosome 4, BTI_SOV_V1, whole genome shotgun sequence DNA segment encodes these proteins:
- the LOC110803516 gene encoding uncharacterized protein, producing the protein MASLISKNNHVLVLVIILGLIGAYYGNIKVGNGQCNGDLQGLITQCAVFVQKPGPIMNPSPTCCNVLRIIDVACMCTHITPQVEQLISMPKAMHSLQFCGKPMPHGSRCGSYTVP; encoded by the exons ATGGCTAGCTTGATTAGCAAGAACAATcatgttttggttttggttaTAATTTTGGGTCTAATTGGGGCATATTATGGGAACATTAAGGTGGGAAATGGGCAATGCAATGGTGATTTGCAAGGGTTAATAACACAATGTGCAGTATTTGTTCAAAAACCAGGTCCAATTATGAATCCATCTCCAACATGTTGTAATGTGTTAAGAATAATTGATGTTGCATGCATGTGTACACACATTACTCCACAGGTTGAGCAGCTGATTAGTATGCCTAAAGCTATGCATTCTCTTCAGTTCTGTGGCAAGCCCATGCCTCATGGATCCAGATGCGGAA GTTATACAGTTCCTTAA
- the LOC110803527 gene encoding peptidyl-prolyl cis-trans isomerase CYP37, chloroplastic isoform X2: MQESTNQHGAPYTSHMSMVKNGMKGLERALAAMLLVVQISTPLPVFDLDSYSLPPAVAVLYSPDTKVPRTGELALRKAIPGNTNMKTIQESLEELSYLLRIPQRKPYGTMEGNVKKALKVALDKKEAILASVPAESKERGSLLYESLIDGKGSLRALLERIKDKDADRVSVGLASALDTVAELELLQAPGISFLLPQQYLQYPRLNGRGTVEFTVEKGDGSTFNAQAGGEAKNTATIQVVIDGYSAPLTAGNFAKLVIDGTYDGTKLSSTTQAVLSDNKIEKRKGYSVPLEIMPSGQFEPLYKTTLSVQDGELPVLPLSVYGAVVMAHNDASEEYSSPNQFFFYLYDKRNAGLGGLSFDEGQFSVFGYTTVGRDILPQLKTGDIIRFAKLVEGQDRLILPTES, encoded by the exons ATGCAGGAATCAACAAATCAGCATGGTGCACCATATACCTCACACATGTCCATGGTTAAGAATGGGATGAAAGGACTTGAAAGGGCCTTGGCCGCAATGCTTCTTGTCGTTCAGATTTCAACTCCTCTACCTGTTTTCGATTTGGATTCCTACTCTCTCCCTCCTGCGGTGGCAGTGCTTTATTCTCCGGATACTAAAGTTCCTAGAACTGGGGAACTTGCATTAAGAAAGGCCATACCAGGAAACACAAACATGAAAACCATACAA GAATCTCTGGAGGAACTCTCATACTTGCTTAGGATTCCTCAAAGAAAACCATATGGAACAATGGAGGGAAATGTAAAAAAAGCTTTAAAG GTAGCACTAGATAAAAAGGAAGCTATTTTGGCAAGTGTACCTGCTGAGTCCAAGGAAAGGGGTTCCCTTCTGTATGAATCTCTAATTGATGGGAAG GGTAGCTTGCGAGCACTTCTTGAGCGCATAAAAGACAAGGACGCTGATAGAGTATCAGTGGGCCTCGCATCTGCATTGGATACTGTTGCAGAATTGGAGCTGTTACAG GCTCCTGGAATATCGTTTTTGTTGCCTCAGCAGTATTTGCAATATCCAAG GTTAAATGGGAGAGGAACAGTTGAATTTACTGTTGAGAAAGGAGATGGCTCAACATTTAATGCTCAAGCTGGTGGTGAAGCCAAAAATACAGCCACCATTCAG GTTGTAATAGATGGATATTCTGCACCATTGACTGCTGGGAATTTCGCTAAATTG GTAATTGATGGGACATATGATGGTACAAAACTAAGTAGCACTACTCAAGCTGTTCTGTCTGATAACAAAATAGAGAAACGCAAGGGTTATAGTGTTCCTCTGGAAATAATGCCATCTGGACAATTTGAGCCGCTCTACAAGACAACATTAAGTGTACAG GATGGTGAGCTGCCAGTTTTACCTTTATCTGTTTATGGAGCTGTTGTTATGGCTCACAATGATGCTTCTGAGGAATACTCATCACCGAATcagtttttcttttatttgtaTGACAAGAGAAAT GCTGGTTTAGGAGGACTGTCGTTTGATGAAGGTCAATTCTCTGTGTTCGG TTACACGACAGTAGGGCGAGATATTCTTCCTCAACTAAAAACGGGCGATATTATTAGATTTGCAAAGTTAGTCGAAGGCCAAGATCGCCTCATACTGCCGACTGAAAGTTGA
- the LOC110803527 gene encoding peptidyl-prolyl cis-trans isomerase CYP37, chloroplastic isoform X1 produces the protein MASHLSSSSIFLSSPSKISMNSQFTSPLNRQFFFPPPTRIQIPYNSTVRRVSAHCSSKESTNQHGAPYTSHMSMVKNGMKGLERALAAMLLVVQISTPLPVFDLDSYSLPPAVAVLYSPDTKVPRTGELALRKAIPGNTNMKTIQESLEELSYLLRIPQRKPYGTMEGNVKKALKVALDKKEAILASVPAESKERGSLLYESLIDGKGSLRALLERIKDKDADRVSVGLASALDTVAELELLQAPGISFLLPQQYLQYPRLNGRGTVEFTVEKGDGSTFNAQAGGEAKNTATIQVVIDGYSAPLTAGNFAKLVIDGTYDGTKLSSTTQAVLSDNKIEKRKGYSVPLEIMPSGQFEPLYKTTLSVQDGELPVLPLSVYGAVVMAHNDASEEYSSPNQFFFYLYDKRNAGLGGLSFDEGQFSVFGYTTVGRDILPQLKTGDIIRFAKLVEGQDRLILPTES, from the exons ATGGCGTCACACTTATCATCTTCTTCCATTTTCCTCTCTTCACCTTCCAAAATTTCAATGAATTCCCAATTCACTTCCCCACTTAACCGTCAATTCTTCTTCCCTCCTCCGACCCGAATTCAAATACCCTACAATTCAACTGTTCGACGCGTATCCGCTCATTGTTCCTCAAAG GAATCAACAAATCAGCATGGTGCACCATATACCTCACACATGTCCATGGTTAAGAATGGGATGAAAGGACTTGAAAGGGCCTTGGCCGCAATGCTTCTTGTCGTTCAGATTTCAACTCCTCTACCTGTTTTCGATTTGGATTCCTACTCTCTCCCTCCTGCGGTGGCAGTGCTTTATTCTCCGGATACTAAAGTTCCTAGAACTGGGGAACTTGCATTAAGAAAGGCCATACCAGGAAACACAAACATGAAAACCATACAA GAATCTCTGGAGGAACTCTCATACTTGCTTAGGATTCCTCAAAGAAAACCATATGGAACAATGGAGGGAAATGTAAAAAAAGCTTTAAAG GTAGCACTAGATAAAAAGGAAGCTATTTTGGCAAGTGTACCTGCTGAGTCCAAGGAAAGGGGTTCCCTTCTGTATGAATCTCTAATTGATGGGAAG GGTAGCTTGCGAGCACTTCTTGAGCGCATAAAAGACAAGGACGCTGATAGAGTATCAGTGGGCCTCGCATCTGCATTGGATACTGTTGCAGAATTGGAGCTGTTACAG GCTCCTGGAATATCGTTTTTGTTGCCTCAGCAGTATTTGCAATATCCAAG GTTAAATGGGAGAGGAACAGTTGAATTTACTGTTGAGAAAGGAGATGGCTCAACATTTAATGCTCAAGCTGGTGGTGAAGCCAAAAATACAGCCACCATTCAG GTTGTAATAGATGGATATTCTGCACCATTGACTGCTGGGAATTTCGCTAAATTG GTAATTGATGGGACATATGATGGTACAAAACTAAGTAGCACTACTCAAGCTGTTCTGTCTGATAACAAAATAGAGAAACGCAAGGGTTATAGTGTTCCTCTGGAAATAATGCCATCTGGACAATTTGAGCCGCTCTACAAGACAACATTAAGTGTACAG GATGGTGAGCTGCCAGTTTTACCTTTATCTGTTTATGGAGCTGTTGTTATGGCTCACAATGATGCTTCTGAGGAATACTCATCACCGAATcagtttttcttttatttgtaTGACAAGAGAAAT GCTGGTTTAGGAGGACTGTCGTTTGATGAAGGTCAATTCTCTGTGTTCGG TTACACGACAGTAGGGCGAGATATTCTTCCTCAACTAAAAACGGGCGATATTATTAGATTTGCAAAGTTAGTCGAAGGCCAAGATCGCCTCATACTGCCGACTGAAAGTTGA